A stretch of DNA from Candidatus Deferrimicrobium sp.:
CCGTGCGTCCCGCCTGTGAGGCCTCGCCCCGGGCCGCTTCGCCCCGCTCCCGCTGGATCCGGGTCAACTCGAGGTACCCGGCGCGAAACACCTCGGTGAGGGGCGACTTTGCCCCCTTTTCGGCCTGCTCGTAGAGTGAGGACAGGCTTTTCCCCTCGGCGAAGGCGAGGGCGAATCCGGCCTGGTTCCGCTCGATCCCCTTGAAGAGCCGGACCTTGAGAAAAATAATCGCCCATGAGATCACGGAGAACAAGACCAGGAGGAGCAGAACGAACTTGACAATGGGCCCCGCCAGCATGACGTGCTTCAGCACCTGGGTATCGAGAACCCCTGTCGTCAGAGGGATAACGGGCAAGACCAGTTCCACGGGAACAATCACGGAAGCCTCCTGCGGTCGATCTGAGACAACACCTCTATATAACGGATTCGACGCCCGGATTCAATCATCTTGACAATCTTTTTTCGTGTACTAGGATACGAATCTGTACACTGTCCACAAAGGAAGACATATGAAAAAGACCCGGAACACCCGGCAACGGGGCGTCATCCTCGGCATCCTGAGGGAGTCACACGAGCACCCCACGGCTGAAATCATCTATCGTGAGGCGCGCAGGGTTCTTCCAAACATCAGCCTGGGTACCGT
This window harbors:
- the tolQ gene encoding protein TolQ is translated as MIVPVELVLPVIPLTTGVLDTQVLKHVMLAGPIVKFVLLLLVLFSVISWAIIFLKVRLFKGIERNQAGFALAFAEGKSLSSLYEQAEKGAKSPLTEVFRAGYLELTRIQRERGEAARGEASQAGRTAPFPVENVYRAMYKTRHEQVGSMEDLLPFLATTGSATPFIGLFGTVWGIMNAFSGIATTGNATLATVAPGIAEALVATAAGLAAAIPSVIAYNYFLNRIRMIQTRIDSFTSEFINFLERKVDKG